One stretch of Schlesneria sp. DSM 10557 DNA includes these proteins:
- a CDS encoding RNA polymerase sigma factor gives MVDPQTRASLMLRLRDPQDQQAWAQFIAMYEPLLLRMLRERGLQEADARDVTQQVVMAVALAVEEWQPDGREASFRRWLFTIARRLALKFIQRGVPARGPARRGVGGSDMLQVLKSLPEPDHRTCAAFDEEYRNEIFDAAADRARREVQPSTWEAFWRTCVLNEPIGDVAESLGMTTGSVYVARSRVIARLRQIVEGFEAERDT, from the coding sequence ATGGTAGACCCCCAGACCCGTGCGAGTTTGATGTTGCGGCTGCGTGATCCCCAGGATCAGCAGGCGTGGGCCCAATTCATTGCCATGTATGAACCTTTGTTGCTGCGAATGCTGCGGGAGCGGGGGCTGCAGGAGGCGGATGCACGGGACGTCACCCAGCAAGTCGTCATGGCGGTCGCTCTTGCGGTGGAGGAATGGCAACCTGATGGCCGCGAAGCCTCATTTCGGAGGTGGCTGTTTACGATTGCTCGCCGGTTGGCACTGAAGTTCATCCAGCGTGGAGTTCCGGCACGGGGGCCGGCGCGTCGCGGAGTGGGTGGTTCCGACATGCTCCAGGTGCTTAAGAGTCTGCCCGAGCCCGATCATCGGACGTGTGCCGCGTTCGATGAAGAATATCGTAACGAGATTTTCGACGCGGCGGCCGATCGGGCCCGGCGCGAAGTTCAGCCTTCAACTTGGGAAGCGTTTTGGCGCACGTGCGTGTTGAATGAACCGATCGGAGATGTGGCCGAGAGCCTGGGAATGACGACGGGAAGCGTCTATGTCGCGCGCAGCCGGGTCATCGCCCGACTGCGGCAGATCGTCGAGGGGTTTGAAGCTGAGCGTGATACGTGA
- the mfd gene encoding transcription-repair coupling factor has protein sequence MIAQLTDLPGRMLTQPGMADVIARLRAGQDATVDGAWGSSASLAAVTLSQQAPGTLIVVLPHEKDVDGFISDASSFGIEPDNFPAWAAVPHELSITDPILGNRLRIPRAFESASPPRMIVTTIHALLQPVLTREARSVASRTVKVGDELDLDELTTWLVRHGFERTTALELPGEFSIHGGIVDVYSPDASDPVRIELFGDEIESIRLFDVETQRKVKDLTEVDLAIVTQLGHEGDAAPHTPEPQEGGTVNDTVALSNLNASALDSLPEDAWIVLYDLSEIVVEGGRYLDRMSEPRGLFSVASTLERCTRRPYVTIAPLLAETTSPTCHLQVESIERVGGIKGEALKSLVEVLRDDESVLIACHNEAARTRLSELLTEVFPDPATVEAQSSSDEGAAGRGTTERDPALPPSPHAEPQSPASRKKGTDEKPSIARESTPISRAKMDNAAGGGLKRFLRNAAKDATPASASDKSNTEAAPAQKTPSNHTTSYIPELSATSLAADPISTHPILSRIRLCVGHVGRGFRLRSDHLIVLGDNELFGRSEVRRTTKKSKIESRAIDSFLDLSPGDLVVHLSHGIARFRGMEIQQKGDHTEDHLALEFGGGVKMYVPVSLIHLVQKYIGGGKASPELSKLGGSSWATKKKRVAEAVCDMAADMIKLQAERDMKPGLQCPPDSHWVEEFDAAFPYTETVDQLLAISDLKKDMEQLRPMDRLICGDVGYGKTEVAMRAAFKAVDAGRQVAILVPTTVLCEQHFRSFSERMAEFPVNIASLNRFKSAKEVRDTLAGLADGTIDICIGTHRLVSKDVRFKDLGLLIIDEEQRFGVEVKELLKHLRLEVDVLTLSATPIPRTLHMSLVGVRDISSLETPPQDRQAVETHICRWDRELIRSAIVRELNRDGQIYFVHNRIYNIESIADQIRSIVPEAKVDIVHGQMSEDPMELAMWKFVQGETDVLVATTIIESGLDIPNANTIFIHQANNYGLAELHQLRGRVGRYKHRAYCYLVLEEGKTLTPQASRRLKAIEEFSELGAGFKIAMRDLEIRGAGNILGTEQSGHIASVGYELYCQLLENAVRAAKRQPLREHRHVEVNLPVTAFLPSEYIPEGRPKIEMYRKFSTVATLELLEELKTELRDRYGPLPEPVEKMIQIRELQILAVQWQIDDIHLEPGYVVFGYRNPKKIAKLARLSFDPIRIVDEREACLVLPPKPPEPEELLGLLKRVLQSELPKFADKGYHSD, from the coding sequence ATGATTGCACAACTAACGGACCTTCCTGGCCGGATGCTGACTCAACCGGGAATGGCAGACGTGATTGCCCGGTTGCGCGCAGGCCAGGATGCAACCGTCGACGGCGCATGGGGATCCTCCGCTTCCCTAGCGGCCGTGACTCTCAGTCAACAGGCTCCGGGTACGTTGATCGTTGTCCTGCCACATGAAAAGGATGTGGACGGGTTCATTTCGGACGCCAGTTCGTTCGGAATCGAGCCGGACAATTTTCCCGCCTGGGCTGCTGTCCCGCACGAACTGAGTATTACCGATCCCATTCTCGGTAACCGGCTGCGGATTCCGCGCGCATTTGAGTCTGCATCTCCCCCGCGAATGATCGTGACCACGATTCACGCGCTGCTTCAGCCGGTCCTCACCCGCGAAGCACGTTCTGTCGCTTCTCGGACAGTTAAGGTCGGGGACGAGCTCGATCTGGACGAACTCACCACCTGGCTTGTTCGTCATGGATTCGAAAGAACAACGGCCCTGGAACTCCCGGGCGAGTTCAGCATCCACGGGGGGATCGTCGATGTTTATTCCCCCGATGCAAGCGACCCGGTGCGCATCGAGTTGTTCGGTGACGAAATCGAATCGATCCGCCTGTTCGACGTCGAGACGCAACGAAAGGTCAAGGACCTGACCGAAGTCGATCTGGCCATCGTCACGCAACTCGGCCACGAAGGGGATGCTGCACCACACACCCCTGAGCCGCAGGAGGGGGGGACGGTCAATGACACGGTCGCTCTTTCGAACCTGAACGCCTCGGCACTGGACTCACTCCCTGAAGATGCCTGGATTGTTCTTTACGACCTGTCCGAGATTGTCGTGGAAGGGGGGCGATACCTTGACCGGATGTCGGAACCTCGCGGCCTCTTCAGCGTCGCATCGACCTTGGAACGATGCACCCGACGGCCCTATGTGACGATCGCTCCCTTGCTTGCAGAAACCACGTCCCCAACCTGCCATTTACAGGTCGAATCGATTGAGCGCGTAGGGGGAATCAAAGGTGAAGCACTCAAGTCGCTGGTCGAAGTCCTGAGGGACGACGAGTCGGTGCTGATCGCCTGCCATAACGAAGCCGCACGGACTCGATTGAGCGAACTGCTGACCGAGGTCTTCCCTGACCCGGCCACCGTCGAGGCTCAATCCTCGTCCGATGAGGGCGCTGCGGGACGTGGTACCACAGAAAGGGATCCAGCGTTACCCCCCTCCCCTCATGCGGAACCACAAAGTCCTGCTTCCAGGAAGAAAGGGACAGACGAGAAACCATCCATCGCCAGAGAGTCCACGCCGATCAGCCGCGCAAAAATGGATAATGCGGCCGGCGGAGGCTTGAAGAGGTTTTTGCGCAACGCGGCGAAAGACGCCACACCCGCTAGCGCCAGCGACAAAAGTAACACGGAAGCGGCGCCCGCTCAGAAAACACCTTCCAACCATACAACGTCCTACATTCCGGAACTGAGTGCCACGAGCCTGGCCGCAGATCCGATCAGCACTCATCCGATTCTTTCGCGGATCCGTCTTTGCGTCGGTCATGTAGGCCGCGGGTTTCGACTGCGATCAGATCACCTGATCGTGCTGGGTGACAATGAACTGTTTGGCCGGTCAGAAGTCCGACGTACCACGAAGAAAAGCAAAATCGAATCGCGAGCGATCGACAGCTTCCTGGATCTCAGCCCCGGAGATCTGGTCGTACATCTCTCGCACGGGATCGCCCGTTTCCGGGGGATGGAGATTCAGCAGAAGGGAGATCACACCGAGGACCACCTGGCGCTGGAGTTCGGTGGCGGCGTAAAAATGTACGTCCCGGTGTCGCTGATCCATCTGGTTCAGAAATACATCGGCGGTGGGAAAGCTTCACCTGAGCTTTCGAAACTTGGAGGATCCAGCTGGGCGACCAAGAAGAAACGCGTCGCAGAAGCGGTCTGCGACATGGCTGCCGATATGATCAAGTTGCAGGCCGAACGTGACATGAAGCCGGGCCTGCAATGTCCGCCCGACAGTCACTGGGTCGAAGAGTTCGATGCAGCCTTCCCTTACACCGAAACCGTGGACCAGTTGCTGGCGATATCAGATCTGAAGAAAGACATGGAGCAGTTACGCCCCATGGATCGACTGATCTGCGGTGACGTCGGTTATGGCAAGACCGAAGTCGCCATGCGCGCGGCCTTCAAAGCCGTCGATGCCGGTCGTCAGGTCGCGATCCTGGTTCCCACAACTGTCCTCTGTGAACAGCACTTCCGCAGTTTCAGCGAGCGAATGGCCGAGTTTCCGGTCAACATTGCGTCACTCAATCGTTTCAAGTCTGCCAAAGAAGTCCGCGATACCCTGGCCGGCCTCGCGGATGGCACGATCGACATCTGCATTGGCACCCATCGCCTGGTCAGCAAAGACGTCCGCTTCAAAGATCTGGGGTTGCTGATCATCGATGAAGAACAGCGGTTCGGCGTTGAGGTCAAAGAACTGCTCAAGCATCTGCGACTGGAAGTCGATGTGCTGACCCTCTCCGCGACCCCGATTCCGCGCACACTGCATATGTCACTGGTCGGCGTGCGAGACATCTCGAGCCTGGAAACCCCTCCTCAAGACCGGCAGGCGGTCGAAACCCATATCTGCCGCTGGGATCGGGAATTGATCCGGTCTGCGATCGTTCGTGAACTGAACCGTGACGGACAGATCTACTTCGTTCACAATCGCATTTACAACATCGAATCGATTGCAGATCAGATCCGCAGCATCGTCCCCGAAGCCAAAGTCGACATCGTTCATGGGCAGATGAGCGAAGATCCGATGGAACTGGCGATGTGGAAGTTCGTCCAGGGTGAGACTGACGTTCTCGTCGCGACCACGATCATCGAAAGTGGACTGGATATCCCGAACGCGAACACGATCTTCATTCATCAGGCCAACAACTACGGCCTCGCAGAACTGCATCAGCTACGCGGTCGCGTCGGTCGATATAAGCACCGGGCTTACTGCTATCTGGTACTGGAAGAGGGAAAGACCCTGACACCTCAGGCTTCGCGAAGACTGAAAGCGATCGAAGAATTCAGCGAACTGGGGGCCGGTTTCAAAATCGCAATGCGCGATCTGGAAATCCGCGGTGCGGGAAACATTCTTGGAACCGAGCAATCCGGACACATCGCCTCTGTTGGTTATGAGCTCTACTGTCAGTTGCTGGAAAACGCGGTTCGTGCAGCCAAACGACAGCCGCTGCGTGAACACCGACACGTGGAAGTGAATCTCCCTGTTACCGCATTCCTTCCGTCCGAGTACATCCCCGAGGGGCGTCCCAAGATCGAGATGTACCGCAAGTTTTCGACCGTTGCGACGCTGGAACTGCTGGAAGAACTGAAGACCGAACTTCGCGACCGATATGGGCCGTTGCCCGAGCCCGTAGAAAAGATGATTCAGATCCGCGAACTGCAAATCCTGGCAGTCCAGTGGCAGATCGATGACATTCATCTGGAGCCGGGGTACGTCGTCTTCGGCTACCGTAATCCGAAAAAAATCGCCAAGCTGGCACGACTGAGCTTCGACCCCATCCGCATCGTGGACGAACGCGAGGCCTGTCTCGTGCTGCCGCCCAAGCCACCTGAACCGGAAGAACTGCTCGGGCTTCTCAAGCGAGTCCTTCAGTCGGAACTCCCCAAGTTCGCGGACAAAGGCTACCACAGCGACTGA
- a CDS encoding DUF6798 domain-containing protein, with product MWPVLIAVWATFLLYSALAAPVPGANEPHYLCKSLHYWQPDWCAPDFFLTSPNAHTVFYATIGALTQVLSLDQAAWAGRGIVYFLLALGWTRSLSQIFCSQWSCLWVACVYLTLASIGNFSGEWLVGGVEGKVPCYGFLLLAFAETLQQRPRRAALWAGLAISFHPVVGVWGVLAHALSRIVSIVMDSRRYRRSFTSSLLYQRQDAAAAEMGNPQASAGTGHSARQAWIAVAIFTVVSLPGLIPVFRLLTETVPAQTRYAGTYLQVYFRLAHHLDPMMFSAQSYVGYAILLILWGCSLAWGGRTLAKIRLDGIVLWAVVFAFVGILIGWGPRPAKLMPYFAERMNLLKFYPFRLADVLLPVAFSISLVSVLERTLLVAPRSPGLACLIWKPQWLLLVCFLGAALLAHSRTDQNRYSRENRHDWLDACGWIDTHLRQEALVLSPSNGWAFKWFARRAEYVSFKDCPQDAAGIVEWNRRLNFLQKWFEENYADGLYSNTELKDLRARTGATHLLTDRLGPMELTPAYKNETFQVYDLESLD from the coding sequence ATGTGGCCCGTACTCATCGCAGTATGGGCAACATTTCTTCTTTATAGCGCTCTGGCCGCGCCGGTTCCCGGCGCGAACGAGCCTCATTATCTTTGCAAATCACTGCATTACTGGCAGCCCGACTGGTGTGCACCGGATTTCTTTCTAACCTCTCCGAATGCTCATACGGTGTTCTATGCGACGATCGGGGCATTGACCCAGGTTCTCTCGCTGGATCAGGCGGCGTGGGCGGGGCGGGGCATCGTCTATTTTCTGCTCGCCCTGGGCTGGACGCGAAGCCTCTCGCAAATCTTCTGCTCGCAGTGGTCCTGTCTATGGGTCGCCTGTGTCTATCTGACTCTGGCCTCGATCGGCAATTTTTCGGGTGAGTGGCTTGTCGGCGGCGTAGAGGGAAAAGTTCCCTGCTATGGGTTCCTGCTGCTGGCCTTTGCTGAGACGCTTCAGCAGCGACCTCGACGCGCGGCTCTCTGGGCGGGCCTGGCGATCAGTTTTCATCCTGTCGTCGGTGTCTGGGGTGTTCTGGCGCATGCGTTGAGTCGCATCGTCAGTATCGTGATGGATTCCCGCCGGTACCGCCGGTCATTCACGTCCAGCTTGCTTTATCAGCGGCAAGATGCCGCTGCGGCGGAAATGGGAAATCCGCAGGCCTCGGCGGGGACGGGCCACTCAGCCCGTCAGGCGTGGATTGCAGTAGCCATCTTCACGGTTGTCTCGCTACCGGGACTGATCCCGGTCTTCCGTTTGTTGACCGAAACGGTACCGGCCCAGACGCGTTACGCCGGGACTTACCTGCAGGTCTATTTCCGCCTCGCCCATCATCTTGATCCGATGATGTTTTCCGCCCAGTCGTATGTGGGCTACGCAATTCTGCTGATTCTTTGGGGCTGCAGCCTGGCGTGGGGTGGGCGTACCTTGGCGAAAATCCGCCTGGATGGAATCGTGCTGTGGGCGGTCGTCTTCGCGTTCGTCGGCATTCTGATCGGCTGGGGACCTCGTCCGGCGAAACTGATGCCGTACTTTGCCGAACGAATGAACCTGCTGAAATTCTATCCCTTTCGGCTGGCAGACGTGTTGTTGCCCGTTGCTTTCAGCATCAGTCTGGTCAGTGTGCTTGAACGAACTCTGCTGGTGGCACCACGCTCACCCGGTCTTGCGTGTCTGATCTGGAAACCGCAGTGGCTGCTGCTGGTTTGCTTTCTGGGAGCCGCCTTGCTGGCCCATTCCCGGACGGACCAGAACCGCTACTCGCGCGAGAATCGCCACGACTGGCTGGATGCCTGTGGCTGGATCGACACCCATCTCAGGCAGGAGGCGTTGGTTCTATCGCCCAGTAACGGATGGGCATTCAAGTGGTTTGCACGTCGCGCGGAATATGTTTCGTTCAAGGACTGTCCACAGGATGCCGCGGGGATCGTCGAGTGGAATCGCCGGCTGAACTTCCTGCAGAAGTGGTTTGAAGAAAACTACGCGGATGGACTGTACTCGAACACAGAACTCAAGGATCTGCGAGCCCGGACCGGTGCGACGCACCTGCTGACGGACCGACTGGGGCCGATGGAACTGACCCCCGCCTACAAAAACGAGACTTTCCAGGTCTACGACCTGGAAAGTCTCGATTAG
- a CDS encoding RNA polymerase subunit sigma: MGGPIVRTGTTPKFWENYDRIFGGTATKKAAPAKKVAAAKVEKTAVKAEKAVAKKSALKKAATKKKK; the protein is encoded by the coding sequence ATGGGCGGTCCAATTGTTCGTACTGGTACAACACCAAAGTTCTGGGAGAACTATGACCGTATTTTCGGTGGCACAGCGACAAAGAAGGCTGCACCTGCCAAGAAGGTCGCTGCTGCCAAGGTTGAGAAGACGGCCGTAAAAGCCGAAAAGGCTGTTGCCAAGAAGAGCGCCCTGAAGAAGGCCGCTACCAAGAAGAAGAAATAA